In the Cytophagales bacterium genome, one interval contains:
- a CDS encoding TolC family protein: MKSNINIIKQSALLLILILIFARICHSQDFLSNYLKEAAENNPELKSLFNRYMADLEKVPQAGALPDPQIAFGYFVSPVETRVGAQRAKLSASQMFPWFGTLNVQEEAASQMAKASLEVFEDAKHRLFFNVKSTYYNLYVLDQAIRITRKTLDLLSSFKALAIIKFESGKAGMVDVLRVEMDLEELENQLAYLKDSELPLKTQFKKLLNSEPELLLPDTLWLDSVETDKKIILNSIIAQNPELLKLEHELLSWDNKVDAARKQGMPSFMIGMSYLSISERTGMEVAGNGKDAIILPQVGVRIPLYRNKYKAMIKEASLQKEAVQFEKENTSNQLETWLENGYRDYLDGKRRVRLYSQLLILANQALDILVAGYTTAEKDFEEVLRMEKKALKYTLELEKARADQNTAVAYLDYLMGK, from the coding sequence ATGAAGTCAAATATTAATATAATCAAACAGTCTGCACTGCTGTTGATATTGATTTTAATTTTTGCCCGGATATGCCACTCTCAGGACTTCCTGAGCAACTATTTAAAAGAAGCGGCCGAAAACAATCCTGAATTAAAGTCATTATTTAACCGGTATATGGCTGATCTGGAAAAAGTGCCGCAGGCAGGAGCTTTGCCCGATCCGCAAATCGCTTTTGGGTATTTCGTCAGCCCGGTTGAGACACGGGTTGGTGCGCAGCGGGCAAAACTATCTGCATCACAAATGTTTCCATGGTTTGGGACACTGAATGTACAGGAAGAGGCTGCTTCCCAAATGGCAAAAGCCAGTCTTGAAGTATTTGAAGATGCAAAACACCGCTTGTTCTTTAATGTAAAAAGCACTTACTATAACCTGTATGTTTTGGATCAGGCAATACGTATTACACGAAAAACCCTTGATCTCCTGTCATCCTTTAAGGCGCTTGCCATCATCAAATTCGAATCGGGTAAAGCAGGAATGGTTGATGTTTTAAGGGTGGAAATGGATCTGGAAGAATTGGAAAACCAATTGGCATACCTGAAAGATAGTGAATTGCCCTTAAAAACTCAGTTTAAAAAATTGCTTAATTCAGAACCGGAACTACTATTACCTGATACATTGTGGCTTGATAGTGTTGAGACGGACAAAAAAATAATACTTAATTCCATTATCGCTCAAAACCCCGAGCTGCTAAAGTTAGAGCACGAATTGCTGTCTTGGGACAATAAGGTGGACGCAGCGCGAAAACAGGGAATGCCTTCATTTATGATAGGAATGAGCTATTTAAGCATCAGTGAACGAACCGGTATGGAAGTGGCCGGTAATGGCAAAGATGCTATTATACTGCCCCAGGTTGGTGTGAGGATACCTTTATACCGTAATAAATACAAAGCAATGATAAAGGAGGCATCGTTGCAAAAGGAAGCTGTTCAATTTGAAAAAGAAAATACATCCAATCAATTGGAAACCTGGCTTGAAAATGGGTACAGAGACTATTTAGACGGGAAAAGGAGAGTAAGATTATACAGCCAATTGCTCATTCTTGCAAATCAGGCATTAGATATATTGGTAGCAGGTTATACTACGGCTGAAAAAGATTTTGAAGAAGTGCTTCGCATGGAAAAAAAGGCATTAAAATATACATTGGAATTGGAAAAAGCCCGGGCTGACCAGAATACAGCCGTTGCTTATTTGGATTATTTAATGGGGAAGTAA